In the Mytilus galloprovincialis chromosome 10, xbMytGall1.hap1.1, whole genome shotgun sequence genome, one interval contains:
- the LOC143047703 gene encoding BLOC-1-related complex subunit 5-like codes for MGSDQSTQLPAGAPGSNLKSQRDEEIPYTSFSISKPIDGDSPRQSPRIPNKNKPKEEKETKNPKHDIIVVKDGTQYVKDPDPELTKLSTIPVFYPIMRGSLNIPVSSRDGDLLDKMDHQKLLDLCLRYQEHLKHLSEAVAFDQNALCVRIKEIDCAMQMLHNLMQDKQKKYHKYAEQFQRVSETVTTLNKIKSSMDNIIPKMESLNQLLPPDDRLEPFDFKSTHASPK; via the exons ATGGGATCTGACCAAAGTACGCAGCTTCCAGCAGGAGCCCCAGGAAGTAACCTGAAGTCACAAAGAGATGAAGAAATACCATATACATCATTTTCTATCAGTAAACCTATAGATGGAg attcacCCAGACAGTCACCACGAataccaaacaaaaacaaacccaAGGAAgagaaagaaacaaaaaatccaaaacatgataTTATTGTCGTCAAAGATGGCACTCAGTACGTCAAGGACCCTGATCCAGAACTGACAAAATTAAGCACAATACCAGTTTTCTATCCAATAATGAGGGGTTCACTTAATATACCAGTAAGTTCTAGAGATGGAGATTTGCTAGATAAAATGGACCACCAGAAGTTACTAGACCTTTGTTTACGTTATCAggaacatttaaaacatttatcagaAGCAGTGGCATTTGACCAGAATGCTTTGTGTGTTAGGATTAAAGAG ATCGACTGTGCAATGCAAATGCTTCACAATTTAATGCAAGATAAACAGAAGAAATATCATAAATATGCTGAACAGTTCCAACGAGTTTCAGAGACAGTTACTACTctcaataaaatcaaaagttcCATGGACAATATCATTCCTAAAATGGAAAGTTTAAATCAGTTACTACCCCCTGATGATAGACTGGAACCATTTGATTTCAAGTCTACCCATGCTAGTCCCAAGTGA